One genomic segment of Pedosphaera parvula Ellin514 includes these proteins:
- a CDS encoding response regulator, with the protein MEHQADPAKQRHVLVVDDNAELALAFREALQLHGYEASVAMNGVQALKIVMQTKVDAILCELTMPQLDGDMFFNTLQRVRPALSRRFIFVTGNAGKPKYEPFLKNSSCPVLYKPVSADNLLITVAGLFTASVDNQTQGTRECSSNESQV; encoded by the coding sequence ATGGAACATCAAGCCGACCCAGCTAAGCAGAGGCATGTATTGGTAGTGGATGACAACGCGGAACTGGCGCTGGCCTTCCGGGAGGCACTTCAATTGCATGGATACGAGGCTTCGGTCGCCATGAATGGAGTCCAGGCGCTCAAAATCGTCATGCAAACAAAAGTAGATGCCATTCTTTGCGAACTGACCATGCCGCAATTGGACGGAGACATGTTCTTTAATACTCTTCAACGTGTCAGACCTGCTCTCAGCCGGCGCTTTATTTTCGTGACTGGCAATGCGGGCAAGCCCAAATACGAGCCTTTTCTTAAAAATTCAAGCTGCCCGGTGCTTTACAAACCGGTCTCAGCAGATAACCTGCTCATAACCGTGGCAGGTTTATTTACTGCCTCCGTGGACAATCAGACTCAAGGAACTCGGGAGTGTTCCTCGAATGAATCACAAGTATGA
- a CDS encoding LL-diaminopimelate aminotransferase — protein MSESYIQNLFAERIGGRQYGKSTAIYKFEKIKRAKRAALAANPGAEIIDMGVGEPDEMAFPEVVDKLHEAARKPENRGYADNGDALLKQAGARYLERVCTVKGINPDTEVLHSIGSKAALSILPAALINPGDYVLMTTPGYPVFGTHSKYYGGLVHNLPLTEANNFLPDLDSIPKEILSKAKVLVINYPNNPTGASATPAFFAKVVDFAKHNNIVVIHDAAYAALVFNGKPLSFLSIPGAKDVGIELHSTSKTFNMTGWRCGFVAGNELLVKAYGDVKDNTDSGQFLAIQHASAYCFDHPEITEQIAAKYSRRMDALVQVLRDAGFNARKPQGSFFLYVKAPKAAIKNNGARIEFKNAEEISQWLITEKLISTVPWDDACSYLRFSVTFSAKDPTDEKRVVAEIAKRLSDVRFEF, from the coding sequence ATGTCCGAATCCTATATTCAAAATCTGTTCGCAGAACGCATCGGTGGTCGCCAATACGGCAAATCGACAGCCATCTACAAATTCGAAAAAATCAAGCGTGCCAAACGGGCTGCCCTTGCCGCCAATCCCGGCGCGGAAATCATCGATATGGGTGTGGGCGAACCAGATGAAATGGCTTTTCCCGAAGTCGTTGACAAATTGCATGAAGCAGCTCGCAAGCCGGAAAACCGTGGTTATGCGGATAACGGCGATGCCCTGCTAAAGCAAGCCGGCGCCCGTTATCTCGAACGGGTTTGCACCGTTAAAGGCATCAACCCTGACACCGAAGTTCTTCATTCCATCGGCAGCAAAGCCGCGCTTTCCATTCTCCCCGCCGCTCTGATCAATCCCGGTGACTACGTGCTGATGACCACTCCGGGTTATCCTGTGTTCGGCACTCACTCCAAATATTACGGCGGACTGGTTCACAATTTGCCGCTGACTGAAGCCAATAATTTTCTGCCTGACCTTGACAGCATCCCGAAGGAAATTCTCAGCAAAGCCAAGGTGCTGGTCATTAATTATCCCAATAACCCCACTGGTGCCAGCGCCACTCCGGCATTCTTCGCCAAGGTGGTTGATTTCGCCAAACACAATAACATCGTGGTGATTCACGATGCGGCGTATGCGGCGCTCGTTTTCAACGGCAAGCCCCTGAGTTTCCTCTCCATTCCCGGGGCGAAAGATGTGGGCATCGAGCTCCACTCCACGAGCAAAACTTTCAACATGACCGGCTGGCGATGTGGATTTGTCGCAGGCAATGAACTCCTCGTCAAAGCTTACGGCGATGTGAAGGACAATACTGATTCCGGCCAATTCCTCGCCATCCAGCACGCCTCCGCCTATTGTTTCGATCATCCCGAAATCACGGAACAAATCGCTGCCAAATATTCCCGCCGCATGGACGCACTGGTGCAGGTGCTGCGTGACGCCGGCTTTAACGCCCGCAAACCTCAAGGCTCATTTTTCCTCTACGTCAAGGCGCCAAAGGCGGCCATAAAGAATAATGGTGCCCGCATCGAATTTAAAAACGCCGAGGAGATTTCCCAGTGGCTCATCACGGAAAAGCTTATTTCCACGGTGCCTTGGGATGACGCTTGCAGTTATCTTCGCTTCAGCGTAACATTTTCAGCCAAAGACCCCACGGACGAAAAGCGCGTTGTGGCAGAAATTGCGAAGCGCCTAAGCGACGTGCGGTTTGAATTTTAG
- a CDS encoding lipid II flippase Amj family protein: MDWQLLFLCSLTFVIHFIGTLAYSARIAGVRTGKIAVSFTLFNTLILLSRTSNLFQAPLLAKRIENQLGAPVSNHVLQDLRWLLFSAAVANLLGVLLIPTFQRLFSRAVVSYHADRSLYRLLDRAFSTRGWHQIRQHITIPARQNLSSLASTDSISPGLMLANTLSIALWTVAVFAALYAGFLHPQLRNTAGQLSGLINGAATILMFLLIDPSLSILTDDIAEGKSTQAHLRKTVIWLAASRFVGTLLAQLLLLPAAMAIACLARYI, encoded by the coding sequence ATGGATTGGCAACTTCTTTTTCTTTGTTCCCTGACGTTCGTTATCCATTTTATTGGAACGCTCGCATATTCAGCCCGCATTGCCGGAGTGAGAACCGGCAAAATTGCCGTTTCATTTACCTTATTTAATACTTTAATACTCCTCTCCCGCACTTCGAATCTCTTCCAGGCTCCGCTTTTGGCAAAACGTATCGAAAACCAACTTGGCGCACCGGTTTCAAACCATGTGCTGCAGGACCTGCGCTGGCTGCTATTCTCCGCGGCAGTAGCCAATTTACTCGGTGTCCTGCTCATCCCCACTTTTCAAAGACTTTTCAGCCGGGCCGTTGTGAGTTACCATGCTGATCGTTCGCTATACCGGTTGCTGGACCGGGCATTTTCGACGCGAGGCTGGCACCAGATTCGCCAACACATTACGATACCGGCCAGGCAAAATCTGAGCAGTCTTGCTTCAACTGATTCCATTTCTCCGGGATTGATGCTCGCCAACACGCTGTCGATTGCCCTCTGGACCGTGGCGGTTTTTGCCGCTCTGTATGCTGGCTTTCTGCATCCCCAGCTCCGAAATACCGCCGGCCAACTCTCCGGGCTGATCAATGGAGCAGCTACGATTCTTATGTTTCTTCTAATCGATCCAAGCCTCTCGATTTTGACCGATGACATCGCCGAAGGTAAAAGCACTCAGGCACACCTCAGAAAGACGGTGATCTGGCTGGCGGCCAGTCGATTCGTGGGAACTCTTCTGGCCCAACTACTTCTGCTGCCAGCGGCAATGGCAATAGCCTGCCTGGCTAGATACATTTGA
- a CDS encoding adenylate kinase family protein — translation MKYRTILLFGAPGAGKGTQGKIIGNIPNFFHCACGDVFRSMKPDSIIGKIFLEYSSRGELVPDETTVEMWQQSIRNSTQAGRFHPETDTLILDGIPRNMHQAEMLKDTLDVKAIFFLSCPNLKKLVYRIQRRALRENRLDDANMDVIQHRLKTYVKETKPLLSFYGKELVHPIDATQSPAKVLCDILRRTTKL, via the coding sequence ATGAAGTATCGTACCATCCTTTTGTTTGGCGCTCCGGGCGCGGGTAAGGGAACACAGGGTAAAATTATTGGCAACATCCCCAATTTTTTCCATTGTGCCTGCGGCGATGTGTTCCGAAGCATGAAGCCGGATAGCATCATTGGGAAAATTTTCCTCGAGTATTCCAGTCGCGGTGAACTGGTGCCTGATGAGACCACGGTGGAAATGTGGCAACAATCGATTCGCAATTCCACCCAGGCCGGGCGCTTTCATCCTGAGACTGACACGCTCATACTCGATGGGATTCCCCGGAACATGCATCAGGCGGAAATGCTGAAGGATACCCTGGATGTGAAAGCAATTTTCTTTTTGAGCTGCCCGAATTTGAAAAAACTTGTGTATCGCATCCAACGCCGGGCTTTGCGGGAAAACCGGCTCGACGACGCCAACATGGATGTGATTCAGCACAGGTTGAAGACCTACGTGAAGGAAACCAAACCTTTGCTGAGCTTTTATGGCAAGGAACTGGTGCATCCGATTGATGCGACGCAGTCACCCGCCAAAGTGCTTTGCGATATTTTGCGCCGCACGACCAAGCTTTAG
- a CDS encoding acyltransferase family protein has product MQDTITKPVAAKVTAPGSARLMSLDVFRGATIASMMLVNNPGSWDSIYRQLDHAEWNGWTFTDLIFPFFLWIVGVAIPLSTQKRLDGGASRTNLWLHVVRRAAIIFGLGLFLAFFSFLINGSYGRLGGFGPWFNEICGTIRIPGVLQRIAVCYLIASTIYLTTKLRGQIAWLIGLLAAYWVLMKCVPVPGHGAGVLTPEGNFSAYVDGNVLGRHTWHGAPWDPEGVISTIPAIATCLFGILTGQLLLIKRSVEQKTTWVFVSGILLILAGAVMNIWLPINKNLWTSSYSVFMAGMAMNVFAVFYWLVDVKGCQKWAKPFAIYGMNAITVFMLAGVLGRISIEKKVTDAAGKVVTLKGYLFETCFNAPLSHLGFGPKICSLSWALVYVFGLYLVAYIMCRRKWFVKF; this is encoded by the coding sequence TTGCAAGATACCATAACCAAACCAGTGGCGGCAAAAGTCACGGCGCCTGGCAGTGCGAGATTGATGTCCCTGGATGTTTTTCGCGGGGCAACAATCGCTTCGATGATGCTGGTGAATAACCCGGGTTCATGGGATTCGATATACCGGCAACTCGACCACGCGGAGTGGAATGGCTGGACTTTTACTGATCTGATTTTTCCCTTCTTTTTGTGGATTGTGGGAGTGGCGATTCCATTATCGACACAAAAGCGGTTGGATGGCGGTGCGAGCAGGACCAATCTCTGGCTGCACGTGGTTCGTCGGGCGGCGATTATTTTTGGATTGGGACTGTTTCTCGCTTTCTTTTCCTTTCTGATCAACGGGTCCTATGGGCGATTGGGTGGGTTTGGTCCGTGGTTCAATGAGATCTGCGGCACAATTCGTATTCCCGGCGTGTTGCAGCGCATCGCCGTTTGCTACCTGATTGCGAGCACGATTTATCTGACGACGAAATTGCGGGGGCAGATTGCCTGGTTGATTGGCTTGCTGGCAGCTTATTGGGTTTTGATGAAGTGCGTGCCAGTTCCAGGGCATGGAGCAGGGGTGTTGACGCCCGAAGGAAACTTCTCGGCTTATGTTGATGGAAATGTTTTGGGCAGGCATACATGGCATGGGGCGCCATGGGACCCCGAAGGTGTGATCAGCACGATTCCCGCGATTGCGACCTGTCTTTTTGGCATCCTCACCGGACAACTCCTGCTTATCAAGCGAAGCGTGGAACAGAAGACCACCTGGGTCTTCGTGAGTGGGATCCTGCTGATCCTGGCGGGCGCGGTCATGAATATCTGGTTGCCCATCAACAAGAATTTGTGGACGAGTTCCTACTCGGTCTTCATGGCGGGAATGGCCATGAATGTGTTTGCGGTATTTTATTGGTTGGTGGATGTGAAGGGCTGTCAGAAATGGGCCAAGCCGTTCGCCATTTATGGGATGAATGCAATTACTGTGTTCATGCTCGCTGGAGTGCTGGGAAGAATTTCAATTGAGAAGAAAGTAACCGATGCCGCCGGGAAGGTAGTCACCCTGAAAGGCTATTTGTTCGAAACTTGTTTCAATGCACCTCTTTCACACCTGGGCTTTGGTCCGAAGATCTGCTCTTTGAGCTGGGCATTGGTTTATGTATTCGGACTCTATCTCGTGGCCTATATCATGTGCCGCCGCAAATGGTTTGTGAAGTTCTGA
- a CDS encoding VOC family protein yields the protein MSQTNSNVVSVRYMIDDVEAAVAFYTNHLGFRLETDASPAFASVVRGNLRLLLGGAKSSGRQPLADGTKPVPGGWNRILLEVSDINAEAARLRAAGVKFRREDIVSGPGGSQIWVVDPSGNLVELFQPK from the coding sequence ATGAGCCAAACAAATTCGAACGTCGTCAGCGTGCGCTACATGATTGACGATGTGGAAGCAGCCGTCGCGTTTTACACCAACCACCTGGGCTTTCGTCTGGAGACAGATGCATCTCCGGCGTTTGCTTCGGTCGTTCGTGGAAACTTGCGCCTCTTGTTGGGAGGCGCGAAGAGCTCCGGTCGTCAACCATTGGCTGACGGGACGAAGCCCGTTCCGGGCGGTTGGAATCGGATTCTGTTGGAAGTATCGGACATCAATGCGGAAGCCGCACGGCTTCGCGCCGCAGGTGTGAAGTTTCGACGCGAGGACATCGTGAGTGGTCCTGGCGGGTCGCAGATTTGGGTCGTTGATCCGTCTGGCAACCTGGTCGAGCTGTTTCAACCGAAGTAG
- a CDS encoding DUF6223 family protein, whose translation MKRFCFLVLAALAAAALFAGLVHAALVTAHVSEPAATTVYGLTPRRLWATTVAVLALVGVVIGGLALARPAGRFGTASGRLGAIVALVAGLIAMINGGLNLALATGGPGTGNGVVGGAVAVVLGLIGMVLGGLALARSCSPG comes from the coding sequence ATGAAACGATTTTGCTTTCTTGTTCTCGCCGCCTTGGCTGCGGCCGCCCTATTCGCGGGGCTTGTGCATGCCGCACTGGTGACCGCGCACGTTTCCGAGCCAGCCGCCACCACGGTTTACGGCCTGACACCCCGGCGACTCTGGGCCACCACAGTCGCTGTGCTGGCGCTGGTCGGCGTGGTCATCGGTGGGCTGGCTCTGGCCCGCCCCGCCGGTCGTTTCGGCACCGCTTCCGGGCGACTCGGAGCCATCGTGGCCCTGGTAGCGGGGCTAATCGCCATGATCAACGGCGGGCTGAATTTGGCCCTCGCCACCGGTGGTCCCGGCACTGGCAACGGAGTAGTCGGTGGCGCCGTGGCGGTGGTGTTGGGGCTGATCGGCATGGTCCTCGGTGGGCTGGCTCTGGCCCGTTCCTGCAGCCCCGGCTGA
- a CDS encoding helix-turn-helix domain-containing protein — MQYVSIAPTPPLAEFIERFWYSSDAPTHQKVRIVPSGTIELVFNLDEDDLGFYDTEQSGSCKGFSGAVFSGAHARPLFVDTREHVMGVHFKPGGAFRFLGVPASELADTHVDLEVLWGRSTKDLREQLCAAANPAGRFRLLERALVARLENTLEEHRAVRAALNIFGRDAGEARTRDLAAHLGLSQRHFIKVFSNQVGVTPKQFGRVQRFQRALDLTRSSSTPDWADIAAACGYFDQSHLIHDFQTLSGLSPTEFLRQRSEHLLTRPPIAE, encoded by the coding sequence ATGCAGTACGTCTCCATCGCGCCAACGCCGCCGCTTGCAGAGTTCATCGAGCGATTCTGGTATTCCAGCGACGCCCCAACCCATCAAAAGGTGCGGATCGTGCCGAGCGGAACAATTGAGTTGGTGTTCAACCTCGACGAGGACGATCTGGGATTCTATGACACGGAGCAATCCGGGAGCTGCAAAGGTTTTTCAGGCGCAGTCTTTTCAGGGGCGCACGCGCGGCCGCTTTTCGTTGATACGCGGGAGCACGTCATGGGCGTGCATTTCAAACCCGGCGGCGCTTTTCGCTTCCTGGGCGTTCCGGCAAGTGAACTCGCCGATACTCATGTGGATTTGGAAGTGCTTTGGGGAAGATCTACGAAGGATTTGCGCGAACAACTCTGCGCGGCTGCGAATCCAGCCGGGCGGTTCCGCCTTTTGGAAAGGGCCCTCGTCGCTCGTTTGGAGAACACGTTGGAAGAACATCGAGCAGTTCGGGCCGCCCTGAACATCTTTGGACGGGATGCGGGCGAAGCGAGGACTCGAGACCTTGCCGCGCATCTCGGGCTGAGCCAGCGGCATTTTATCAAGGTATTCTCCAATCAGGTCGGCGTTACACCGAAACAGTTCGGTCGTGTGCAACGTTTTCAACGCGCCCTTGACCTGACGCGAAGCAGTTCCACGCCCGACTGGGCAGATATTGCAGCGGCGTGCGGCTACTTTGACCAGTCGCATCTCATCCATGACTTTCAGACTCTCTCAGGTCTCAGCCCCACCGAATTCCTCCGTCAACGCAGCGAGCACCTTTTGACGCGCCCTCCTATCGCCGAATAG
- a CDS encoding DUF192 domain-containing protein — MKRIFLFVLVVVAFIGIHGCNKPAANTAATATPFQTPIPSAPQPKLQTINLFIGTNVMATELALKPIEMQTGMMFRTNMPENEGMLFVFPQPYRASFWMKNTVLPLSAAYIDPDGVIQEIHDLQPGNTNSVVAATENIQYVLETPQGWFQRHNVSVGTSLTSEYGPLNKIFSFKRQ, encoded by the coding sequence ATGAAACGGATTTTTCTGTTTGTTCTGGTAGTGGTTGCGTTCATTGGTATCCATGGCTGTAACAAGCCGGCAGCCAATACTGCTGCAACTGCCACCCCCTTCCAAACTCCAATCCCCTCTGCGCCACAGCCGAAGCTGCAGACCATTAATCTGTTTATCGGCACCAATGTGATGGCGACTGAACTGGCTCTGAAACCGATTGAGATGCAAACGGGAATGATGTTTCGGACGAACATGCCTGAGAATGAGGGCATGCTGTTTGTCTTTCCGCAGCCTTATCGCGCTTCTTTTTGGATGAAAAACACCGTTCTTCCTCTTTCCGCAGCTTACATTGATCCTGATGGTGTGATTCAGGAAATCCACGATTTACAACCTGGAAACACCAATTCAGTCGTGGCCGCAACTGAAAACATCCAATATGTTTTAGAGACACCGCAAGGATGGTTCCAGCGACATAATGTCAGCGTTGGCACCAGTCTTACCAGCGAATATGGTCCGTTAAATAAGATATTCAGTTTCAAGAGGCAGTAG
- a CDS encoding NAD+ synthase — protein sequence MKVALAQINTTVGDLAGNEAKILAGYQRAVEAGVDLVMFPELTITGYPPRDLLHKKRFIAENLEVLNRLAAVSGKVGMLVGYVTENKTRPGKELSNCVALLQNGKIVESRIKTLLPTYDVFDEDRYFEPANENQPVEFNGTKLGLTICEDIWNDEDFWPERRYRHNPPMELAGAGAGILFNVSASPWSLGKEETRYNMLRSMAIKSKRPVVFCNQIGGNDELIFDGGSLAFNAEGTLIGRGDMFAEDFFVVDTESSVEVPRMEWSAEEFIYKALVLGLRDYLHKCGFKSAVLGLSGGIDSALTAVIAVDALGKEHVRGVSLPSQYSSQGSLDDAQILAERLGIRYDVVPIQPEFEAVKKQLASVFTGLKEDTTEENIQARLRGVTLMAMSNKFGALLLTTGNKSELAVGYCTLYGDMCGGLAVISDVPKTMVYQISKWINREQEIIPRDTITKPPSAELRPNQTDQDSLPPYEVLDAILDAYVVQGKGMREIIALGFEEPTVKRVIRLIDFNEYKRRQAAPGLKVTSKAFGVGRRIPIAQKYQIT from the coding sequence ATGAAAGTAGCTTTGGCCCAGATCAATACCACCGTGGGTGACCTTGCCGGAAACGAGGCAAAAATTCTCGCGGGATATCAGCGGGCAGTGGAGGCAGGGGTGGATTTGGTGATGTTCCCGGAACTCACCATTACCGGTTATCCACCACGTGACTTGTTGCACAAGAAAAGATTCATCGCAGAGAATCTGGAAGTGCTGAATCGTCTGGCGGCTGTTTCCGGCAAGGTGGGAATGTTGGTGGGCTACGTGACGGAAAACAAAACCCGTCCTGGCAAGGAATTGAGCAACTGCGTTGCCTTGTTGCAGAACGGCAAAATCGTTGAATCCCGCATCAAAACCCTGCTGCCTACCTATGATGTCTTTGATGAGGATCGTTACTTCGAGCCGGCAAATGAGAACCAGCCGGTGGAATTTAACGGAACGAAACTGGGTTTGACGATTTGCGAAGATATTTGGAATGACGAAGATTTCTGGCCGGAGCGGCGGTATCGGCATAATCCACCCATGGAGCTGGCCGGTGCCGGAGCTGGAATTTTGTTCAACGTTTCGGCGTCACCATGGTCCCTCGGCAAAGAGGAAACGCGCTACAACATGTTAAGGAGCATGGCGATCAAATCCAAAAGGCCAGTGGTATTTTGCAACCAAATCGGTGGCAATGATGAATTGATTTTTGACGGCGGCAGTCTGGCATTCAATGCGGAAGGGACTTTAATCGGACGTGGCGATATGTTCGCCGAGGATTTTTTCGTGGTGGATACGGAATCCAGCGTTGAAGTGCCGCGCATGGAATGGTCGGCTGAAGAATTTATTTATAAGGCGCTGGTGCTCGGGTTGCGGGATTATTTGCACAAATGCGGTTTCAAATCCGCGGTGCTGGGATTGAGCGGTGGCATTGATTCGGCGTTGACGGCGGTCATCGCAGTGGATGCGCTGGGGAAGGAGCATGTGCGCGGGGTTTCGCTGCCCTCGCAATATTCGTCACAAGGCAGCCTGGATGATGCGCAGATTTTGGCGGAGCGGTTGGGCATTCGGTATGATGTGGTGCCGATACAACCTGAATTTGAAGCGGTGAAAAAGCAGCTCGCATCGGTATTCACCGGACTGAAAGAGGACACGACGGAGGAGAATATCCAGGCACGGCTGCGCGGGGTTACGTTGATGGCGATGTCGAACAAGTTTGGCGCGCTGTTGCTCACCACGGGCAACAAGAGCGAGTTGGCGGTGGGCTATTGTACGCTTTACGGCGACATGTGCGGTGGACTGGCAGTGATCAGCGATGTGCCCAAGACGATGGTCTATCAGATTTCAAAATGGATTAATCGCGAGCAGGAGATTATCCCCAGGGACACAATCACGAAGCCGCCATCGGCGGAATTGCGGCCGAATCAAACGGACCAGGATTCACTGCCGCCGTACGAGGTGCTGGATGCGATTTTGGATGCCTACGTGGTTCAAGGCAAAGGTATGCGCGAAATTATTGCCCTTGGTTTCGAAGAACCGACGGTCAAGCGCGTCATCCGGCTGATTGATTTCAATGAGTATAAACGCCGCCAGGCCGCGCCAGGCCTGAAGGTGACGAGCAAGGCGTTTGGGGTGGGACGGCGGATTCCCATCGCGCAGAAATATCAAATTACTTGA
- a CDS encoding NAD(P)-dependent oxidoreductase, with product MKLFILGATGGIGQHLLNIALERGHEVTAYVRSPQRVASRHERLKVVQGDVFNADQMAQSMAGHDAVLSSFGPTTVRSTTLRRRFGRTLAAAMRKSGVLRAEIVSAAFLFRHIGVLGRLLKATLFRQMIPDMKGMEDEVRQDDLNWTIVRPPRLTNGPAKRTFRTVGWNLPKGGFLISRADVAHFMIGEAEKPSHLKQVVGVAD from the coding sequence ATGAAATTATTTATCCTTGGTGCCACTGGCGGTATTGGTCAGCACCTGTTAAATATTGCACTTGAACGCGGTCACGAAGTGACAGCGTATGTTCGCTCTCCTCAGAGAGTCGCCTCCAGGCACGAACGACTCAAGGTCGTCCAGGGCGATGTCTTCAATGCCGACCAGATGGCACAATCCATGGCCGGCCACGACGCCGTTCTCTCCTCCTTTGGGCCAACAACCGTACGTTCCACGACCCTCCGACGCCGGTTCGGACGGACCTTGGCCGCAGCCATGCGGAAAAGCGGTGTCCTTCGGGCAGAAATTGTGTCTGCGGCATTTCTCTTCCGACATATAGGTGTACTTGGTCGTCTTCTGAAGGCAACTCTGTTTCGTCAGATGATCCCCGACATGAAAGGAATGGAAGATGAAGTTCGTCAAGACGATCTCAACTGGACCATCGTGCGTCCTCCGCGCCTCACCAATGGTCCAGCAAAGCGCACCTTCCGCACTGTAGGTTGGAACCTGCCCAAAGGCGGATTCCTTATCTCACGAGCGGACGTGGCCCACTTCATGATTGGCGAAGCCGAAAAACCATCTCACTTGAAGCAGGTTGTAGGCGTGGCTGACTAG
- a CDS encoding ester cyclase has protein sequence MNSGELAPNQMPKEVVNLLYAEFLNEGNQAIADQLISSDFAGPAGKGPESYKASVLPLRQAFPDLHFKIQDMVVEGSRVVVRWTWKATHRGPFAGVPPTGRQVSNEGIAIYRVEDGKIAESWAQMDRLGVLQQIGALPPIGPGVSPNQSKPQPTA, from the coding sequence ATGAACAGCGGAGAACTTGCCCCCAATCAAATGCCCAAGGAAGTTGTTAACTTGCTCTACGCGGAATTCCTGAACGAAGGAAACCAAGCCATTGCGGATCAACTTATTTCATCCGACTTTGCCGGACCGGCCGGAAAGGGACCGGAAAGTTATAAGGCCTCGGTCCTGCCTCTTCGCCAGGCCTTTCCTGACCTGCATTTCAAAATTCAGGATATGGTGGTGGAAGGTTCCCGCGTGGTCGTGCGCTGGACATGGAAGGCAACTCATCGCGGACCGTTTGCGGGTGTTCCTCCGACCGGACGTCAGGTTTCCAACGAAGGAATTGCCATCTACCGGGTTGAGGACGGGAAAATTGCCGAGTCCTGGGCACAAATGGACCGTCTGGGCGTGCTCCAGCAAATCGGGGCTCTGCCGCCGATTGGTCCGGGTGTATCTCCCAATCAATCAAAACCCCAACCCACTGCCTGA
- a CDS encoding TetR/AcrR family transcriptional regulator: protein MAKKTVRSYYSLVRQRQADETRARIATAARQLILNEGYEAATIEAIAREAGVATPTVYAVFGSKRRILTELIDRAAFGPAYQDLIGEVEGLVDPVARLRFAARIARHIYDSERSEFDLLRKAGVVIPELAAIEREKECGRYEAQAPTITLLIQAGRLLPGLGEKEARDILWTLTGRDIYRMLVIERKWSSDRYEKWLSDAIVGELVLKKRAGG, encoded by the coding sequence ATGGCGAAAAAAACTGTTCGTTCCTATTATTCCCTTGTTCGGCAGCGACAGGCCGATGAGACGCGGGCGCGCATCGCGACCGCAGCGCGGCAACTCATCCTGAATGAAGGCTATGAAGCGGCGACGATTGAAGCCATTGCCCGTGAAGCCGGGGTGGCAACGCCCACTGTCTATGCTGTATTTGGCTCCAAGCGGCGCATTCTGACCGAACTGATTGATCGAGCGGCTTTCGGTCCCGCTTATCAGGATCTTATCGGTGAGGTGGAGGGGCTGGTGGACCCGGTGGCGCGTCTCCGATTTGCCGCTCGAATTGCCCGGCACATTTATGACTCCGAACGATCGGAGTTCGACCTGCTGCGCAAAGCTGGCGTGGTGATTCCGGAGCTGGCGGCGATTGAGCGCGAAAAAGAATGCGGACGGTACGAGGCGCAGGCTCCAACCATCACCCTCCTTATTCAAGCTGGACGATTGCTCCCCGGCCTTGGCGAAAAAGAAGCCAGGGACATTCTTTGGACGCTCACCGGACGGGACATTTATCGGATGCTGGTGATTGAACGCAAATGGAGTTCCGACCGTTACGAAAAATGGTTGAGCGATGCCATCGTTGGCGAGCTGGTTCTCAAGAAAAGGGCAGGCGGGTGA
- a CDS encoding phospholipase D-like domain-containing protein → MPSENDLTAGHRSNLVTANYLREQGVRVFLYPGMTHVKALLVDGWACFGSANFDALSLRLNGEDDLVTSNPAFAATFKHDVFETDFDRGRELLEELPVGWNDYLAEALLNLL, encoded by the coding sequence TTGCCCTCCGAAAATGACCTGACCGCCGGACACCGAAGCAACCTGGTGACCGCAAATTATCTCCGGGAGCAAGGCGTTCGTGTCTTTCTTTACCCCGGCATGACGCACGTCAAGGCCCTGCTGGTGGACGGCTGGGCCTGCTTCGGTTCCGCTAACTTTGATGCCCTGAGCCTCAGGCTTAACGGTGAAGACGATCTTGTGACCTCGAATCCAGCCTTCGCCGCCACATTCAAGCACGACGTTTTCGAAACCGACTTCGACCGAGGCCGGGAGCTGCTGGAAGAGTTGCCGGTTGGGTGGAACGACTACCTGGCCGAAGCCCTGCTGAACCTACTTTAG